In Panicum virgatum strain AP13 chromosome 5K, P.virgatum_v5, whole genome shotgun sequence, the genomic window TATTgatcatatttttgaaaaatagctTGTGTAAAAGAGTGTCTAGTGTTATATTCATGCAAAATGAGTGATGATTAAATAATAATGCATTCCAGTAGATTTTCCGATTCCCGCCCGTTTCCGTGTCCATTATATCCTGTTTCTGCTCCCGTACCCGGCTattccgctcccgctcccgttTTCCGGTATAAAAAACGGAAACGGAAATGGTTGAGAGGTTTTCCCGCCCGTTCccgtccgttttcatccctacggGGACCATAACATTCACTGGTTACTACTTATTACTACACACAGATCTATATAGCCTGCAGCATCATCACCATGCCTTACAGGGGCCAGATCCAGCTAGTTTGATCACCACCATATGGCAGATCAGATGACCCCTACTAGGGGCCACGCTTATCAATGATACAACATCACAGAAAAGATTCAAATTTCACTAAGCAAGTTCAGAAACTACTGAGTCTGTAACTACAAAGCGAAATCCAAGAGTGACAGTTTGCAGAATGGTTAAACAAATCCTGGGGGCTATCCTGGTCATTCTGTAATGCAAGTCTGTGTTCAGTTCATAGCACTGAACAGAAAACAAAAGGGATGGTTCTGTTTTTCTTTCTACCAGTCACTGTACCGAAGGAAACTAGGAGCGCCTGCGTCGCTTTGCGCTATCATCTATGAAGGACTCCCATTTACCATGGTCCAGCTTGCTGAGATCTTCTAGGTCTCCGATGGAAAGCAGATAGTGTGTAAGCTTCACAAGCTCCTTATCATTGTCTCTGTTCGAGTGCGCTTTCCTGAATGGCTTGATCACGAGACCATTCTGAGGATTCATGACGAAATTCCTTCTTAGGTCATCAAACATGATGGTGTTCTTCTCGTTGTAGTACTGCATATGAAGAGGCAGGAGTAGTGAGCAAAGAATTTGAGAGGACCCATCACAGATTCATAATAAACTGGTAACATGGTAACCACAGAAAGTCAGAAATAGAATACTAACCTCAGGGAACTGAGCCCAAATGACACCAAGAGGCTTGCAGTCAAAAGTTTTCTTTCTACTTTGGTTTTCGGATTGCACAGTTATCATAGCCAAGTGATCCATAAGAGCAGTAATTTTGTAGTCGGGGTTGCCAAGAACTCCAAGTTGCTCCATTTTCAATTCCACCCATTTCATACTGCATCCAAGggtcaatgttttttttttcaatgacCAACTCATATCACAGTCATAACCAAGTAACTGAGAATTAAGGGTGATAAGGGGCTTACCTAGTTGCTGACCATATCATGATGTCATATTTTGTATATGCTGCTGCAAGGAACTGGTGAAGATCTGTAAAAAGGAACCCACAACTTAATGGTAACACCACTGGAGGAACATAACAGATTAACAGTGGTGCTGAAAAGTCCCCTCACATGGACGCATAAGTTCCTTAGGATTTTCAGCTGGCGACTTATGGTCAAACAGAGTATAGTCAATGTCCAAGACAAGCAGCTTCTTTCCTTGGCGGCATGGATTCAAGAGCTTGATCTATAAGAATAGGCACCAAAAACAGGTATCAATCACCAACTAACTAGTAAGAGCTCAACAAGCAACCACCTCATCAAAAAAACAACAGTATGCGCTCCTCACTGTTTCCTTATGTTGGTGTCAACACCAGTATCAGAAGTAGGTAGAGAAAAGAAGAGGCACTCAGAGTAATGGCTAAGTAATCATTTTCAGATAACATTATGGATAGACCCAATTATGCCATCAAACAGGGAAAACAGTCTCTGGCACTGCTACTGCTGTTAAAAAGGTAGGAAATCAGAATAGTTTATACATACAGATCAAACAGGAGCAAGGCCATAGTAAGAAGCACATCAGATAGTAATATAAATCGGTGAAAATGTGAAGGATATAGTAGGAACTTGAGACCAACAAGATGTACCTTATACTGACTTGCACGCCGCTTTAATTTTTGCTTGTAAACATCTTTATCCTTAATGGGTGTATCTTCATTCTGCTCAAAGTCAAAATCATCGAGTAACTCGGGATCATCTTCTTGGCCGACAAATATTTCTTCTTCAACAGTACTGAAATTACAACAGACAACTTTTAAAGACATACAAATTACCATGAAGGAACCAGTGACTGCCATCCAAATATAGGGAGATGACACATTGTAGCAAAGGCATGATTAAGAACTTCTTCAGGTGCCAGATATTGAACAGAATTGAACAAGCAATTATCTAAATTCTGAAATTTGGCAGACTCGGCAAAGCATAGTGACCTAGTGACTAAACAGAATCTAGAGAGGCTGGAAAAACTAACATTTGTTTGTTTGAGAAGTTTTCCATAGAAGGAGCAGGAATAAATTTGAGATTAGGATGTCCCAACACCATATTATCCAATTCCAACCAGACTTAATTTTCTCTGAAATCATAAATCAGATTCATATCATCTATTAACATGTCAACAGTTGACAGACATTACCATAGGCCTTAAACACCTCACGTATGTTACGGAAACTAAAATCAGGAAATGTCGAACTCAAACCTGTAGGATATAGAGAATAACTAGGCGGTTCCATCCAAAAATATAGAAATGAGTAATTCCTATAACAGCCAAAAGGTAGAATTGCCCGTCGACTTAGTAGGAACTTCAAACATCACATAGATGGTCTGGTATTTCGTACAATCAACCTAGTCCAAGCCAAAATGAGCCTCCCATCAACTAATGGCAAAAATGTGAATTGTGATCAACCTGCAATTCATTACAGTTTCGCAGGTAATAACACTGACCTCAGCTAAAATACCTTAATCGCATCTCTGTCAACCGAAACTGAACCAAGGACGTGCTTCTGCCATCATCACCCACAACACATTATCCATCCACTCAACGAACCCACGAAATAGAAAGGTTCCAAATCCCAAACAGATAATGGGGGTGGTACTTCCATAAACCCAAAAATGTCGCTACAGTATAATAATGCCCCCAAACCGTATGTACCCAAACCCAAGCACAACGCTCAGATAACGAACACTAGGACGCAAACGGATGACCCTGACTCTCTGAGGAGTCCAAGCAAGCTAGGGTTTAGCGATCGGGTTTTCTAGCTACCCAAAGGTGACCATTCCCATCTCAAATGGGGAGCAAGCACACGATCCCCACCAAGTGGACCTCTCCGATCCATTCGGCAACTGGTACCCAGCGGCTCCGCGGAAATTCACAGACCAGCCCTCCAATTCGACGCCGATTGCGCGTTTAACCGAAACGGTGCAAGCGAGGAGACGGGAGGtaattagggtttggaggaggaggaggaggaggaagggacgGGGGAACCGCGCCGCTTACCCGATCATGCTTATCTTGCCGTTGGGCTTGAAGGGGATGGAGGAGAGGAGGGTGGAGTCGTCGATGTCCTTGAGCATGAGCTTGGGGTAGAGCAGCGTCTGGCGCTTGGGGAGCACCCCCGTGGCCTCGCAGATGCGCAGCTTGAGCTCCCCGAGCGTGTCGTCCCCGACCATCCGCACCGTCTGCTCCTGCCCGCGCCACTTCACCACCAGCGTCATctcctccggcggcgccgccaccgcggcgatGGAGGCCGCGTCCACCTCCGGGGGCGCCGGcaccgacgaggacgagggCGTGTCCGCCATGGGGCCTTTGGCTGCGCGGAGCTCGAACAGGAGAGGAAGGGTTCTCGGTTCCGGGGGGTGAGAAACGAGGGCAAAGCAGATGGGTTATACGTAACCGTGCTCCAAAGGCGGAACGTGATGGTAATACGTAATCGATGGCTCAAAGCGGAAATGGAGGCTGCTTTGGCTTGGGCGCTGAGAGTTATGAAGCGAGCGCGGGCTTGTTGCGTGGCACGGGCCTtgggccacttcttgttcctttTTTCATGGGCCTCGAAGTTAGCTCATGTGGTGAATGGAATGGGCGCTTTGGTATGGTTAGTTATGATTCTGATTTTTAATCTAATCTAAAAAATAATGGTTCTGATTTTACGGGTACAGTGCACagtaacacacacacacacaccagctGCGCATGTATGTGAGCCTTGCAACCTACCGCCTTCCCTGCATTTCCAAATCGCAACATACCTCGACGCGGCTGTTCACGATCGGTGCAGAGGCTGAGCAGCCATATATACGCGCGCGCCCGCGCACGGTGACGCACGACGCGAGAACCAAGAGCCTACCGTATAGTACCTGCGCGGAGCaaacggcagcggcggtggaaaCAAGAGACGGCGGGGAGAtgaccggcgccggcggcgcgacaATGACCGCGGTGGTTGTCCTCGCCGCGCTAGCGGCGTTGGCCGCGGCGGGGACGGGGAGAGCTCGAGGCGCCGAGGAAGAGAGGGGCAACAGGACGGCGGGCCGCCGCAGGGAGGTCACGTACGATGGCAGGGCGCTGATCCTGGACGGCGCCAGGAGGATGCTCTTCTCCGGCGACATGCACTACCCTCGGAGCACCCCTGAGGTACCCGTTAATCTCTGCTGCTGTTGCCCGGTAGACTCATCATGCTCATGCATGCCATTCTTGGACTGCTTCAGTTTCTGGGTGTCT contains:
- the LOC120708836 gene encoding ubiquitin-like domain-containing CTD phosphatase produces the protein MADTPSSSSVPAPPEVDAASIAAVAAPPEEMTLVVKWRGQEQTVRMVGDDTLGELKLRICEATGVLPKRQTLLYPKLMLKDIDDSTLLSSIPFKPNGKISMIGTVEEEIFVGQEDDPELLDDFDFEQNEDTPIKDKDVYKQKLKRRASQYKIKLLNPCRQGKKLLVLDIDYTLFDHKSPAENPKELMRPYLHQFLAAAYTKYDIMIWSATSMKWVELKMEQLGVLGNPDYKITALMDHLAMITVQSENQSRKKTFDCKPLGVIWAQFPEYYNEKNTIMFDDLRRNFVMNPQNGLVIKPFRKAHSNRDNDKELVKLTHYLLSIGDLEDLSKLDHGKWESFIDDSAKRRRRS